In Limisalsivibrio acetivorans, one genomic interval encodes:
- a CDS encoding dihydroorotate dehydrogenase-like protein, which translates to MADLKVNYMGLELESPLILGSSTMPKTMDNVKAAADAGAGAVVLKSLFEEELRKQDGGYGDDFHPEAYEYMQSEAAVVYGAKEYLDNIKDAKKASSMPVIASVNCLGGKWWSDFASNIEGAGADALELNISFVPFDVNENPRDVEQRYVDVIKEVKSRIKIPVAVKIGQNFSSIPWTAKQIENAGADALVMFNRYYQMGIDTRTLDLRPMHFYSSEEETFKVLRWVAALSPQLDIDISASTGVHTSDAFIQQIIAGAKTVQVVSAVYQKGFKTISDILEGVSGWLATRQKTLDEVRGTAGKKNSREHMTFERIQYMKVADARYIGE; encoded by the coding sequence ATGGCAGATCTCAAAGTTAATTATATGGGCCTCGAGCTTGAGAGCCCCCTAATACTCGGAAGCTCTACCATGCCCAAAACCATGGACAACGTTAAAGCAGCAGCCGATGCCGGAGCGGGAGCAGTGGTTCTAAAATCCCTCTTCGAGGAGGAGCTTCGCAAGCAGGACGGCGGATACGGGGATGATTTCCACCCCGAGGCGTATGAGTATATGCAGAGCGAGGCGGCTGTGGTTTACGGAGCCAAGGAGTATCTGGACAACATTAAGGATGCTAAAAAGGCTTCAAGCATGCCCGTTATTGCCAGCGTAAACTGCCTCGGCGGGAAATGGTGGTCCGATTTCGCCTCAAACATAGAGGGAGCGGGTGCGGATGCCCTTGAGCTGAACATATCCTTCGTCCCCTTTGATGTGAACGAGAACCCCAGAGACGTTGAGCAGAGATACGTTGATGTTATAAAAGAGGTTAAGAGCAGGATCAAGATCCCCGTTGCCGTAAAGATAGGCCAGAATTTCAGCTCTATCCCTTGGACAGCTAAGCAGATAGAGAACGCCGGAGCGGACGCTCTTGTTATGTTCAACCGCTACTACCAGATGGGTATCGACACCCGCACGCTTGATCTCAGGCCTATGCATTTCTACAGCAGTGAGGAGGAGACCTTCAAGGTACTCCGCTGGGTGGCGGCTCTTTCACCCCAGCTCGACATCGATATAAGCGCCAGCACGGGTGTCCACACCTCCGATGCGTTCATACAGCAGATAATTGCAGGAGCAAAGACCGTTCAGGTTGTCAGCGCTGTTTATCAGAAAGGGTTCAAAACCATTAGCGATATCCTTGAGGGTGTTTCCGGCTGGCTCGCCACAAGGCAGAAGACCCTTGATGAGGTTCGCGGAACCGCAGGGAAGAAGAACTCCCGTGAGCATATGACCTTCGAACGTATACAGTACATGAAGGTGGCGGACGCCAGATACATCGGAGAGTAG